A section of the Apostichopus japonicus isolate 1M-3 chromosome 1, ASM3797524v1, whole genome shotgun sequence genome encodes:
- the LOC139972055 gene encoding uncharacterized protein: MVLSLILTMPQRSVGQEIGCFYSNTSNLWLRKKLFPGSLSISRCRDFCPSNSIWFGLEDGRTCYCGNPSAYITAQAAPLSDCDTPCDAAINCGGQNVSALYKGKNYQGCYENPTDVYIPFTQPKADLDVERCLETCQIFQLFLLTQGDKCICINQQPKLKRREDSECIDNGIKCTGGEKCGGFERVSIWSLKNNMVEYLSEFETIEKEIKTATDFNPQFKLVTIFASFIEYPFVIPLNAFLAEL; the protein is encoded by the exons ATGGTTCTGTCGTTGATCCTAACGATGCCTCAGCGATCGG TTGGCCAGGAAATCGGCTGTTTCTACAGTAACACGTCGAATCTATGGCTTCGTAAAAAACTATTTCCTGGTTCGCTTAGCATTTCGCGGTGCAGGGATTTCTGCCCTAGTAACAGTATATGGTTTGGCTTAGAGGACGGACGCACGTGTTACTGTGGTAATCCGTCTGCATACATCACTGCTCAGGCTGCTCCGCTGAGCGACTGTGATACTCCCTGTGATGCCGCAATCAACTGTGGCGGGCAGAATGTCTCAGCTTTGTATAAAG GGAAAAATTATCAAGGTTGCTACGAAAATCCTACCGACGTCTATATTCCATTCACACAACCTAAGGCTGATTTGGATGTCGAAAGGTGCTTAGAAACTTGCCAAATTTTTCAGCTTTTTCTGCTTACCCAAGGAGACAAATGTATATGTATCAACCAACAACCAAAATTGAAGAGACGAGAGGATTCAGAATGTATAGACAATGGTATTAAATGCACCGGTGGGGAGAAATGCGGCGGCTTCGAGAGAGTTTCGATTTGGAGCCTTAAGAACAACATGGTTG aaTATCTTTCAGAATTTGAAACGATAGAGAAGGAAATAAAGACTGCTACTGAC TTCAATCCCCAGTTCAA ATTGGTGACTATATTTGCATCATTTATTGAATATCCCTTTGTGATACCATTGAATGCCTTCTTAGCAGAACTGTGA